The following are encoded together in the Vigna angularis cultivar LongXiaoDou No.4 chromosome 9, ASM1680809v1, whole genome shotgun sequence genome:
- the LOC128194078 gene encoding uncharacterized protein LOC128194078: MAKFLLVCFCLANTLLSLTNAANQPQINFQSPSTLSSNPPAQSPGDQRSETIEPSIGRKLGKHQRNEIRSSDSRSPAPSEAPKSEKNVQSGSEGSIERTSIEAENGVLGSHHGQIHLTRQHHHSFDKSIAGAGVILGGLATTFLVSVFCYIRATERNKLETTA; the protein is encoded by the coding sequence ATGGCAAAGTTTCTTTTGGTGTGCTTTTGTTTAGCAAATACCCTTTTGAGTCTAACCAATGCTGCAAACCAACctcaaattaattttcaatctccTTCAACATTATCTTCAAACCCTCCTGCTCAGAGTCCTGGTGACCAGAGATCAGAGACAATTGAACCCTCTATTGGAAGGAAACTTGGTAAGCACCAACGTAACGAAATCAGGTCCTCTGATAGCAGAAGTCCTGCGCCGTCTGAAGCACcgaaaagtgaaaaaaatgtgCAATCTGGTTCTGAAGGGAGCATTGAAAGAACTTCTATTGAAGCAGAAAATGGAGTTTTGGGTTCTCATCATGGTCAGATTCATTTGACGAGGCAGCACCACCACTCATTTGACAAGTCCATAGCAGGAGCAGGAGTCATTCTTGGAGGTCTTGCCACCACATTCTTGGTGTCAGTTTTCTGCTATATAAGAGCTACTGAAAGGAACAAGCTAGAAACAACAGCTTAG